From Triticum aestivum cultivar Chinese Spring chromosome 4A, IWGSC CS RefSeq v2.1, whole genome shotgun sequence, a single genomic window includes:
- the LOC123087468 gene encoding protein DETOXIFICATION 56, translated as MDPPSPPHDHGRHEQEHHQDGCPAAREKRPWGWARAVAGEARAQRGIALPLIGMNLTWFAKQAVTTAFLGRLGDLQLAAGTLGFSFANATGFAVLTGLCGAMDPICGQAHGAGNAALLRRTLLMATAMLLAASLPIALLWLRVDTVLLRVFGQQPDIAVVARRYVLCLLPDLAVTSFLAPLKSYLSSQEVTLPTLFASAVGLAVHVPLTAWLARTRAVEGVAAAVWLSDLVVAVLLSAYVLASDVLLARKSAKTTAATAAPCARWWWPEETKTAAADWLRLIRLAVPCCLNTCLEWWCYEILILLTGRLPDARRAVAVIAITLNFDYLLFAGMLSLSVSASVRVSNSLGAGDAVGARRAGAVSILGGVLAGALGGLLMLASRRQWPRLYTRGAEVRDGVGKAMKVMAALEVVNFPLNVCGGIVRGTARPAVGMYAVLGGFYLVALPVGVALGFRARLGITGLLAGFIIGAAASLMVLLVVIARMGWGVEAEKARLRAGAGGDDDRNAEPKEASQNAADV; from the coding sequence gggagaagaggccctgggggtgggcgcgcgcGGTGGCCGGCGAGGCGCGGGCGCAGCGGGGCATCGCGCTGCCGCTCATCGGCATGAACCTCACCTGGTTCGCCAAGCAGGCCGTCACCACCGCCTTCCTCGGCCGCCTCGGCGACCTCCAGCTCGCCGCCGGCACGCTCGGCTTCAGCTTCGCCAACGCCACGGGCTTCGCGGTGCTCACGGGCCTATGCGGCGCCATGGACCCCATCTGCGGCCAGGCGCACGGGGCCGGGAACGCGGCCCTGCTCCGCCGGACGCTGCTCATGGCCACCGCCATGCTGCTCGCCGCCTCCCTGCCCATCGCGCTCCTCTGGCTCCGCGTCGACACCGTGCTCCTCCGCGTCTTCGGCCAGCAGCCCGACATCGCAGTGGTGGCGCGGCGGTACGTGCTGTGcctcctccccgacctcgccgtcaccTCCTTCCTCGCCCCGCTCAAGTCGTACCTCAGCTCCCAGGAGGTGACGCTCCCCACGCTCTTCGCCTCCGCCGTGGGCCTCGCCGTCCACGTCCCGCTCACCGCGTGGCTGGCGCGGACCAGGGCCGTCGagggcgtcgccgccgccgtctggCTCAGCGACCTCGTCGTCGCGGTCCTCCTCTCCGCCTACGTGCTCGCGTCCGACGTGCTCCTCGCGAGGAAGAGCGCCAAGACGACGGCGGCCACAGCGGCGCCGTGCGcgcggtggtggtggccggaggAGACCAAGACTGCCGCGGCCGACTGGCTCCGGCTGATCCGTCTCGCCGTGCCGTGCTGCCTCAACACGTGCCTCGAGTGGTGGTGCTACGAGATCCTGATCCTGCTCACGGGTCGCCTGCCGGACGCCCGGCGCGCGGTGGCGGTGATCGCGATCACCCTCAACTTCGACTACCTCCTCTTCGCCGGCATGCTCTCCCTCTCCGTGAGCGCGTCCGTGCGCGTGTCCAACTCACTGGGCGCGGGCGACGCCGTGGGGGCGCGCAGGGCCGGCGCCGTCTCGATCCTCGGTGGCGTGCTCGCCGGTGCCTTGGGCGGGCTGCTGATGCTGGCGTCGCGGCGGCAGTGGCCTCGCCTCTACACGCGCGGCGCGGAGGTGCGGGACGGCGTGGGGAAGGCGATGAAGGTGATGGCGGCGCTGGAGGTGGTCAACTTCCCGCTGAACGTGTGCGGCGGCATCGTGCGCGGCACGGCGAGACCGGCCGTGGGCATGTATGCCGTGCTGGGCGGGTTCTACCTGGTGGCGCTGCCGGTGGGCGTGGCGCTGGGGTTCAGGGCTCGGCTGGGCATCACCGGGCTGCTGGCCGGGTTCATCATCGGCGCCGCGGCCAGCCTGATGGTGTTGCTCGTGGTGATCGCGCGCATGGGCTGGGGCGTCGAGGCCGAGAAGGCGCGGCTGcgggccggcgccggcggcgaTGATGATCGGAATGCTGAGCCCAAGGAGGCGTCGCAAAATGCTGCTGACGTTTGA